From the Serratia nematodiphila DZ0503SBS1 genome, one window contains:
- the msbA gene encoding lipid A ABC transporter ATP-binding protein/permease MsbA, translating to MMNDKDLSTWQTFRRLWPMITPFKTGLIVAAIALIMNAAGDTLMLSLLKPLLDDGFGKTDSSVLVWMPLAVIALMLMRGVTSFVSSYCISWVSGMVVMQMRRRLFGHMMRMPVAFFDQQSTGTLLSRITYDSEQVASSSSSALVTVVREGASIIGLFIMMFYYSWQLSVILIVLAPIVSIAIRLVSKRFRNISKNMQNTMGQVTTSAEQMLKGHKEVLIFGGQQVETERFNSVSNRMRQQGMKLVSASSISDPIIQLIASLALAFVLFAASFPSVMETLTAGTITVVFSSMIALMRPLKSLTNVNAQFQRGMAACQTLFSILDMEQEKDTGTREVKRAKGDIEFRNVTFYYPAKETPALRDINLKIAEGKTVALVGRSGSGKSTIANLLTRFYDIQEGEILMDGHDLREYTLASLRNQVALVSQNVHLFNDTIANNIAYARESEYSREQIEKAAEMAYAMDFINKMENGLDTVIGENGVMLSGGQRQRIAIARALLRDCPILILDEATSALDTESERAIQAALDELQKDRTSLVIAHRLSTIEKADEILVVEDGRIVERGEHAELLERQGAYAQLHRMQFGQ from the coding sequence ATGATGAATGATAAAGATCTCTCGACCTGGCAGACGTTCCGTCGACTCTGGCCGATGATCACTCCTTTTAAGACCGGGCTGATTGTGGCCGCCATTGCGTTGATTATGAACGCAGCGGGGGACACGCTGATGCTGTCTCTGCTTAAACCGCTATTGGACGATGGGTTTGGAAAAACCGACAGCAGCGTGCTGGTATGGATGCCGTTGGCGGTGATTGCGCTGATGTTGATGCGCGGCGTGACCAGTTTTGTTTCAAGCTACTGCATTTCCTGGGTTTCCGGCATGGTGGTGATGCAAATGCGCCGCCGCCTGTTTGGCCACATGATGAGAATGCCGGTGGCCTTCTTCGATCAGCAGTCCACCGGGACTTTGCTGTCGCGCATTACCTATGATTCCGAGCAGGTAGCTTCCTCCTCTTCCAGCGCGCTGGTGACCGTGGTGCGTGAAGGAGCCTCGATCATTGGCCTGTTCATCATGATGTTCTACTACAGCTGGCAGCTGTCGGTGATCCTGATCGTGCTGGCACCGATCGTCTCCATCGCCATTCGCCTGGTGTCCAAGCGTTTTCGCAACATCAGCAAGAACATGCAGAACACCATGGGGCAGGTAACCACCAGCGCCGAGCAGATGCTGAAAGGCCATAAAGAAGTGCTGATCTTCGGCGGCCAGCAGGTGGAAACCGAGCGCTTTAACTCGGTGAGCAACCGCATGCGCCAACAGGGCATGAAACTGGTCTCCGCGTCTTCCATTTCCGATCCGATCATTCAGCTGATCGCTTCGCTGGCCCTGGCGTTCGTGCTGTTTGCCGCCAGCTTCCCAAGCGTGATGGAAACCCTGACCGCCGGCACCATTACCGTGGTGTTCTCGTCGATGATCGCGCTGATGCGTCCGCTGAAGTCGCTGACCAACGTCAATGCCCAGTTCCAGCGAGGGATGGCGGCCTGTCAGACGCTGTTCTCCATTTTGGATATGGAACAGGAAAAAGACACCGGCACCCGCGAAGTGAAGCGTGCGAAAGGCGATATCGAATTCCGCAACGTCACCTTCTACTACCCGGCCAAAGAAACGCCGGCGCTGCGTGATATCAACCTGAAAATCGCCGAAGGCAAGACCGTCGCGTTGGTGGGCCGTTCCGGTTCGGGTAAATCCACCATCGCCAACCTGCTGACGCGCTTCTACGATATTCAGGAAGGCGAAATCCTGATGGATGGCCACGATCTGCGTGAATATACCCTGGCCTCGCTGCGCAATCAGGTGGCCCTGGTTTCGCAAAACGTGCACCTGTTCAACGACACCATCGCCAACAACATCGCCTATGCGCGTGAGAGCGAATACAGCCGCGAGCAGATTGAGAAAGCGGCGGAAATGGCGTACGCGATGGACTTCATCAACAAGATGGAAAACGGTCTGGATACGGTGATCGGTGAAAACGGCGTGATGCTGTCCGGCGGCCAACGTCAGCGCATTGCCATCGCGCGTGCTTTGCTGCGCGATTGCCCGATCCTGATCCTGGATGAGGCGACGTCTGCGCTGGATACCGAATCCGAGCGTGCCATTCAGGCCGCGCTGGACGAGTTGCAGAAAGACCGCACTTCACTGGTGATCGCGCACCGTCTGTCGACCATTGAGAAGGCGGACGAGATCCTGGTGGTGGAGGACGGCCGCATCGTCGAACGCGGTGAACACGCCGAGTTGCTTGAGCGGCAGGGCGCCTATGCGCAGCTGCACCGCATGCAGTTTGGTCAATAA
- the ihfB gene encoding integration host factor subunit beta — protein sequence MTKSELIERLAGQQSHIPAKAVEDAVKEMLEHMAATLAEGERIEIRGFGSFSLHYRAPRVGRNPKTGDKVELDGKYVPHFKPGKELRDRANIYG from the coding sequence ATGACCAAGTCTGAACTTATTGAAAGACTTGCTGGCCAGCAATCTCATATTCCGGCGAAGGCCGTTGAGGATGCAGTGAAAGAGATGCTTGAGCACATGGCCGCTACGCTGGCCGAGGGCGAACGCATTGAGATCCGCGGATTCGGCAGTTTTTCTCTTCACTACCGTGCCCCGCGTGTAGGCCGCAACCCGAAAACCGGTGACAAAGTCGAGCTGGACGGCAAATACGTTCCTCACTTCAAACCAGGCAAAGAGTTGCGTGACCGCGCCAATATCTATGGCTAG
- a CDS encoding ComEC family protein: MSLDLAIFAVICGILPLLVLPQLPEQWQLWPLVLVVCLLLRTRRPFCRYLACLGLGFIWAVFNAGSLIGQMDRLTRMPDVTAVVQVSSVALEPAASKQTLMRIERVDGHWLAPALAFTTTWAPEQQRLCAGQRWQLKLRLRPVHGKLNEGGFDSQRWAIAQRQPLTGRVRQARLLDGDCGLRQRIISHAETNIGELRYKAVLLALAFGERTALEQALRTLMLKTGIAHLMAISGLHVAMVAILFWAALRALQFFLPAHLIGYRFPLVAGWVATLIYVWLVGAQPPAVRTALAMTLWMLLRLRGVHCSSWQVWLWCIGLILLCDPLAVLSDSFWLSVLAVGCLIFWFEWAPLGERFRSAWYWAPVRWLHIQLGMTLLLVPMQVALFLGLTLTSLPANLWAVPIVSLVTVPLILLAVIGGVLPSLSYGLWWLADFTLSGVFVPLHYLQRGWVDLGAASLLASIAGWLIVICWRFHWWWRYAPGLAAVAICCVLWRGKAPDYRWRVDMLDVGHGLAVVIEQNGKGILYDTGDRWPAGSAAERHILPMLNWRNIELEQIIISHIHLDHIGGLPVMRRAFPQATVRSPIRGEGHLPCVAGERWRWQSLQFEVLWPPKTRKRPVNDDSCVIRIDDGQFSLLLTGDAEKKAEAQLLRLRRDRLAATVLQVGHHGSKTSSTPPFLRAVNPEAALASASRYNKWRLPARKVVARYRANGIQWRDTTRSGQLSVLFFDNDWQIKGFREQLMPRWYHQRFGVEGDNE, from the coding sequence ATTTCGCTTGATCTGGCGATATTCGCCGTTATCTGCGGCATCCTGCCGCTGTTGGTGTTACCGCAGTTGCCTGAGCAATGGCAGCTGTGGCCGCTCGTGCTTGTTGTCTGTTTACTGCTGCGCACGCGCAGGCCATTCTGCCGCTATTTGGCCTGCCTGGGATTGGGATTCATATGGGCGGTTTTCAACGCCGGCAGCCTGATCGGGCAAATGGATCGCTTAACTCGCATGCCGGACGTGACGGCGGTGGTGCAGGTGAGCAGCGTCGCGCTGGAGCCCGCCGCCAGTAAACAGACGCTGATGCGTATCGAGCGGGTCGACGGTCATTGGTTGGCGCCTGCGCTGGCGTTTACCACGACGTGGGCTCCCGAACAGCAGCGGCTATGCGCCGGGCAGCGTTGGCAATTGAAACTGCGCCTGCGGCCGGTACATGGCAAGCTCAATGAAGGCGGATTTGACAGCCAACGTTGGGCGATCGCCCAGCGCCAGCCGTTGACGGGGCGGGTCAGGCAGGCTCGTTTGCTGGATGGCGATTGCGGGCTGCGCCAGCGCATCATCAGCCATGCGGAAACCAACATCGGTGAATTGCGTTACAAGGCGGTATTGCTGGCGCTGGCGTTTGGGGAACGAACCGCGCTGGAGCAGGCTTTGCGCACGCTGATGCTGAAGACCGGCATCGCTCACCTGATGGCCATTTCAGGGTTGCATGTGGCGATGGTCGCCATTTTGTTCTGGGCCGCGTTGCGCGCGCTGCAGTTTTTTTTGCCCGCCCATTTGATTGGCTATCGCTTTCCATTGGTCGCAGGCTGGGTGGCGACGCTGATCTATGTTTGGTTGGTGGGCGCCCAGCCGCCGGCGGTGCGTACCGCGTTGGCGATGACGCTGTGGATGCTGCTGCGCTTGCGCGGCGTTCATTGTTCTTCCTGGCAAGTGTGGTTGTGGTGTATCGGGCTGATTTTGCTGTGCGATCCGTTGGCGGTTTTGTCAGACAGTTTCTGGCTGTCGGTGCTGGCGGTGGGGTGTTTGATTTTTTGGTTTGAATGGGCGCCGCTCGGTGAGCGATTCCGGTCTGCCTGGTATTGGGCGCCGGTGCGCTGGCTGCATATTCAGCTGGGCATGACGTTGTTGCTGGTGCCGATGCAGGTCGCGCTGTTTTTAGGTCTGACGCTGACCTCGCTGCCCGCCAATCTTTGGGCGGTGCCCATCGTCTCATTGGTGACGGTGCCGTTGATTTTGCTGGCGGTGATCGGCGGCGTCCTCCCCTCGCTAAGTTACGGGCTTTGGTGGTTGGCAGATTTCACGTTGAGCGGGGTGTTTGTGCCGCTGCATTACCTGCAACGCGGTTGGGTGGATTTGGGGGCCGCCTCGCTGCTGGCCAGCATAGCGGGATGGCTTATCGTTATCTGCTGGCGCTTTCATTGGTGGTGGCGCTATGCGCCGGGGCTGGCGGCGGTGGCGATATGCTGCGTGTTGTGGCGTGGCAAAGCGCCGGACTATCGCTGGCGCGTCGATATGCTTGATGTCGGGCACGGGTTGGCGGTGGTTATCGAGCAAAACGGCAAGGGGATACTGTACGATACCGGCGATCGTTGGCCCGCGGGCAGCGCCGCCGAACGGCATATCTTACCGATGTTGAACTGGCGGAATATTGAACTGGAGCAGATCATTATCAGCCATATTCACCTCGATCATATCGGCGGGCTGCCGGTGATGCGGCGGGCATTTCCTCAGGCGACGGTGCGCAGCCCGATACGCGGGGAAGGACACTTGCCCTGCGTCGCCGGTGAGCGTTGGCGCTGGCAATCGCTGCAATTCGAGGTGCTGTGGCCACCGAAAACGCGCAAAAGGCCGGTCAATGACGACTCCTGCGTGATCCGCATCGACGATGGGCAATTCAGTTTGCTGCTCACCGGCGATGCGGAAAAGAAGGCGGAGGCGCAGCTGTTACGGTTGCGGCGCGATCGCTTGGCGGCTACGGTGTTGCAGGTGGGGCATCACGGCAGCAAGACGTCCTCGACGCCGCCGTTTCTGCGCGCGGTCAATCCCGAAGCGGCGCTGGCGTCCGCATCGCGTTACAACAAATGGCGATTGCCGGCGCGGAAAGTGGTCGCCAGATACCGGGCAAATGGCATCCAATGGCGCGATACGACGCGCTCCGGTCAGTTATCGGTACTTTTTTTCGACAACGATTGGCAAATTAAAGGCTTTCGCGAACAATTAATGCCCCGTTGGTACCATCAGCGGTTTGGCGTAGAGGGTGATAATGAGTAA
- the lpxK gene encoding tetraacyldisaccharide 4'-kinase, with product MIERIWSGGSLLYLVLLPLSWLYGLFSWLIRLSYRCGLRKSWRSPVPVVVVGNLTAGGNGKTPMVIWLVEHLQQRGYRVGVVSRGYGGKSAVYPLVLGQNTSTREAGDEPVLIYQRTGAPVAIAPKRAEAVQALLQQQPLDVIITDDGLQHYALQRDFELVVIDGVRRFGNGWWLPAGPMRERAARLGSVDARVANGGVAQAGEIAMRLQARDAVNLLSGERRPAAELPRVVAMAGIGHPPRFFATLEKLNVEVVQEVAFADHQEYQQEQLAALVNADQTLLMTEKDAVKCRAFAQPNWWYLPVDAVLPSAQAEQLLQDIESLLTK from the coding sequence ATGATTGAGCGCATCTGGTCCGGCGGTTCGTTGCTTTATCTGGTGCTATTGCCGCTCTCGTGGCTCTATGGCTTGTTCAGTTGGCTGATCCGTCTCAGTTACCGCTGCGGCCTGCGTAAAAGTTGGCGTTCGCCGGTGCCGGTAGTGGTGGTGGGTAACCTCACCGCCGGCGGCAACGGCAAAACGCCGATGGTGATTTGGCTGGTGGAACACCTGCAACAACGGGGCTATCGCGTTGGCGTGGTGTCACGCGGTTACGGCGGCAAGTCGGCGGTTTATCCGCTGGTGCTCGGTCAGAATACGTCGACCCGCGAGGCGGGCGATGAGCCGGTGCTGATTTATCAACGTACCGGTGCGCCTGTGGCGATCGCACCCAAGCGAGCCGAGGCGGTGCAGGCCCTGCTGCAACAACAGCCGCTGGATGTGATCATCACCGACGACGGCTTGCAGCACTACGCTTTACAGCGTGACTTCGAGCTGGTGGTCATCGACGGTGTGCGTCGTTTCGGTAACGGCTGGTGGTTGCCGGCCGGGCCGATGCGCGAGCGCGCTGCGCGGCTTGGCAGCGTCGATGCGCGCGTCGCCAATGGCGGCGTGGCGCAGGCCGGGGAAATTGCCATGCGCCTGCAGGCGCGTGATGCGGTGAACCTGCTGAGCGGTGAACGTCGCCCGGCGGCCGAGCTGCCGCGCGTGGTGGCGATGGCGGGTATCGGCCATCCGCCGCGTTTCTTCGCGACGTTGGAAAAGTTGAACGTCGAAGTCGTGCAGGAAGTGGCGTTTGCCGATCATCAGGAATATCAGCAGGAACAGCTGGCGGCGTTGGTTAATGCAGATCAAACGCTGTTGATGACGGAGAAGGACGCGGTGAAGTGTCGCGCCTTTGCCCAGCCCAATTGGTGGTATCTACCGGTTGATGCGGTGCTACCGTCCGCTCAGGCTGAGCAACTGCTGCAGGATATCGAGTCCCTGCTGACTAAGTAA